TCGGAAGGTTTCAAGGCAGGTGGAAATGACAGTtgagggtggggggctggaaCTGAACAAGTAGGCACGGCCATTGACAGGGCTGGTGGGGCAGTTGAAACTGGAGATGAGGGAGGGGCATTTGGAACTGGGCAGGTGGGAATGGCAGTAAGAGGCAGTTGGAATTAGGGACGAGGTGATGGCAGTTGGGAGTGCCAGTTGGGAGGGGCCGTTGAAATTGAGGTTGGAGGGGTaacttcctgccccccagccttgACTCCTCTGCCTCACCAACCAGCCTTGTTCTACCTGCTTTCACCACTGCTTGATACACACCCCAGCTTCCTGCACCACCTCACCTCTCCCCCAACTGCTGAAATAGCCCCATTCATTTCCCATGTCCCTGTACTGCCTGGTCTGCCTCCTTGGCACTTCAACACAGCACTGGGGGGCGGTTCTTGTGCTGAGCAGAGCTAATGAGGCAGGTTGGCAGCACTTAATAATAGAAGCAGCTGGTGGACTTGACATTTCTATTAGCTCAGAGATTCCCAAAATATGGGGCATGTCTCACCCTGCCCAGAGACTAGCAGGGTTGTGTATTTAATAAGGCTGTTAACATCATGAGAAGGTTGTGGAAAGATGGGTGTGCAACTAGTGTAATTTTCCTGAGGGAGGTGCAGCTTCAgaagtttgggaaatgctgcatGCACTTTTTGTGGCAGAGATTAGAGTCTGAATAACTGGTTTGGGGTTTAAGCTTAAAATTTTAAAAGTGGCCCATGTCCAAGGAGTATGGTAAAAAAAAGATtaagaaaaatacagaatttttggtaaatttgaaatgttttcattctgTTGTTTTTGTAATggtccatttttaaaatttaccaaattttccacatttttttctacacaaaaacattcagtttcaaaattggaaattttcaaaagcaaattgTTCTATTttgaagcaatttaaaaaatatttatattttaaaaaaatcccatcatGTGAGTCTATTGAGCAATAAAAGTGGCAAATACAAAAACTAACCCAAATCCTAAAAACCATTTCAAACAACCACAATatcttgtttttcctttaaagCTTCTGTtgacaaattttgaaaaataaaaaattcctaAGAGAATTCAAATAACATTGTAAAAAAATCTGGTTCTGGAAGAAGACCAAATTTAGACCAGcaacatccacccacccacccaaaaatTGTTTGAAAAATTCTCTGTCTCATAAGAATGGCTGAATGTGAGAATTTGGTGTGTATAGGGACAGTGGGGCTAATACTGCAATAAAATCCCTATGGGCAGATCCCTGACAATGGAGCTCTTTAAGGATGCAGAGGTCCGCTCACATGGCTCTCCTTGTGGGACAGGGACCTGTAATTCTTTAGCTATGAAAGCTTGAAAAAACATTATAATCTCAGGGGAAATTTCAAACAGGACTCTGCAAATGTTTTCTCTTTGAGATTTACTCAATATTTCACCACACAAATATTACTGTAAATTAAACTGTCCCCTGAAGAATGAGTATGTTAAGTGTGGAGGCTAAATTAAATCAATAAAGTGTGCAATAGAGGGAGTTTGGTCATGATTTAAGTGCACATCTCAGTGCAACCTTAATTATGGAGCCACTATGACACCTCCATAATATTGTATCAGTTTGATTTAACATTTGCACAGTTCAGTGCTATGAACAGCTCCCAGCTGAGTCTAAAAGTCAGGTAAACCTGTTTTTAATAGCTTGGATAGACAGTGACTATTTTTCCAAAATGCACAATTTCATATGCACAAGTGTGAAATTATTATTCCTGTGATGTGGCCGCCTTGTAGGAATAGAGTGGTTTGATTTTGTTAAAGAAGGGCTTTTCACTGtgactaaatattttattttcttgaagGACTTTGGTTTACAGGCAAAATAGCTTTTACAAGCAGCAGCATTTACCGCTCTTTATTTCTACATCTGGTTGGTGTATTATAGCATCCATATAGTACCACCAAGATCATAACAAGATTCTCTACCCTATAATGCATTCCCTCTCTTTTACTGGCATTATAATGGCTCCTTCTAGTTCATAAAACTGTTGCCTTTTTTTGACTGGCTAGCCAAAGTTTGAGGTCCTCGGGCTGTTACAATCAGAAGAAATTGGTGATAGTTGGGAATTTTCTTTGAcgtaatcttgtttatttacaagtaaTATACGATGTCCTGCATCTCCAAATGCAGGAAGAACCAAGAAGAAGAACAGTTTCTAGCTTACAGACCCATGCCTCTTCAGCCAACAGACCCAAAACTGTCTATCTAGCATCACTCTATGCTCACAGGttactgcttggctttcttgctttttgcctctgcctctctctctctgttctcgtCTGTTCCCGATTTTTGTATGTTCTGCCTttgtctctcgctctctctctctcactcacacacacacacacctccaaaGCACATGGGTTACAAGCACGATGCtttcttctccttcctttctttGTGGAAACTCACAGACATTGAGGACTCAAAATGCCTTTTTAATatagaaaaagcagaaaagcttcGTGACAAAGTCATCAGCTCTTAAGGGAATAACAAAAGGCAGACATGCCAATTGATAGACACACTCCACCAATCCCTTCAGGTATGCTTACACTACAGCTGCTACAAAGGGCACAGGTCCCACACTGTGGCTGTTCCACTATAGTGCGATAGCATAGCATAGAAGCTTCCTATATTGACAGATGTGGATCATCCACTAATGGAGTTAAATCCacatggtagctaggttgatgaaagaatccttccatcaacctaacttcatctacactaggggttaggtcTTCTTAACTACAGTGCTCAGATCCCAAAATTTTTCACCCTCCTAAGCAATGTAcataggtcaatctaatttttaagtgtagaccaggccttcctTTCAGAACAGGTCAGCTGGGAAAGGTAATGGTCCTAGGCCTCACTCAATTTTCACACTGGGACTTGTCTAGCTAGAAAAGGAGAAACCACATCTGCTACATTGATGTCCTCAGCTGCAAACACATTTTGCCAGCCATTCTAGCATGTGCAGATGACTTTAGAGACTTTTCCacaatattaaaaaggaaaaaaaaaaggatgtaaTATCTCATCTTAGAATTTCTCATTCAGATACCAAGAGATTCCTTAGACAGTCTATCAAATATCCTTTAGAACTACTTCATGAagtccttctcttcctctcccttaaGGCACATTCTTAAAGATGTTCTTAAATAATTGTGCCCTCTCTTGCTTTATGATGTATAGAGAGcctgaaaacttttttttccccctttttaaaaaatatattcgaTAAGGACCTCGGAGAGGTCTGAGGACCATTTCTTGTGAGTTTATTACACACTAATAAACAGTGACTAAAAATACCTTCTCTATTGCTCAACTTTTCATTATTTTAGCTCTTTGTGATGTCACCATTTCACTAGCTCTCTAGTCTTCCATCTAAGACAGagcctgaatttctaatgtaaaaacaagtggacatttgtatttattttaaagtgcaAGATTTGTATCCATCATGAAGCAAAAAGGAGAGCTTctcctttgcaggtcacttttaaTATCAATCACTTCCACAAGATGAGTTTCTAAATTACGTACTCTCTAAGCGGAACCCAATGTTGTATGGCTCAATGGCACAAATTAGCATTAAGAACAATCTGATCTTCATCCTTAAAGGAAAAATCTATTTTCATAGGAACTAATACTGCCTTCCTTTGCCTAAACCCATGGAATCAAAAGAAAAATTGTGGCATAATCTGTCAGAAAGGCATGAAAATTTATGctaactgaacaaaacattgaaagttttcatttgtttgtaCTTTGTTACTCAAACATCAGAAGAAAGTCTGATGGCCTGTCTGCACGTGAAAATTTCATAATTTAAAGTGGAATAGTTGTTATGGAATAACCATGTGTGGACACttactctgaaataagagtgCCCTTTACTAGTTTAGCCTGAAGTGGATTAAGACAAATTTGGAAAAAGgcatttttattccagaataagggtACACACATGGTGTTGTTATGGAATAGCCCATGTATAGACAAATCCTGAGTTGCCTATTTTCAGGTGGTGTACATCAGCCTAGAGAGCAAAATGTCCGCACACTACTTTTCCTTTTTAAGAGCATTTCCTCTAAATATACATACACTCTTATCCATTATAGGAAAGAAATGTGGAGGGATGCCAAGAATACAGCAAAAAGGAGAGACAATAAGTGGGGCTGTTTGAAAACCTATTAGATGAatttcactgtttgtttttattgtagtATTTGACCAGTTCTTTAGCTGGTCAAATACTACTGGCAAATATTTGACAAATGCAGATGAAAATTCATTGACTAAGTATGTTTTTTGTCTTGTGACATGCCTTCACTACATTTTAAAGTGAATGTAGAAATAACGTTACAATACAGTAAAATTGTTCTCGTTTTCAGCATGCATGGCTATGGAGCAAAAGATGGCACAGGTATTTTTATCCTGGCTAGCAGGCTTGGCCCTCAGGATAGTAAGTGTCGGTAAACTGTTCAAGCTCTTTGTCCCCCACAAAAACAGGTTTAATTCTATTTTATATAAAGCTGTCTAGGTTATCCTCCTGTTAGGGGTACTTTGACTGCTATTCCAGATTTCTATGAACTTTACAAGAGAAAGCCAATTTGTGCATAGCCCCTACTTATGTTCCTTATGGGCTTGCTATGCTAATAAAAGCCATTAAAAAGGGTTCAGGCTCAGAGATGTCCTAATTACACTGCAGAAACCTGGAGTCATAATTGATACGTTACCTCAAAtttctaagggtacgtctacaatCAATTTTGCGTATTTAACTAAATCAGTAGAAAAACTGATTTAGGTAAATTGGTGCAATCCTCTAGCTTGGACATAGTTACACCAATAGAGAGTCATGTTAATtatatattttgttaaaaatcagtgcaaaaactgAAGGTGAATTCTCTCTAAAAgtagggggagagacttcagctTGTTTCAAGATCTATGACAAATCCAAAACTAACCAAAAGGTTACTATGAATGAGTCCATAACTGATCTTATATTTCAAAGAAGAGATGACTCCTTAGTCAATTTTCATGCAAATTCTTTCCCCAATGCTAAATACCAGAATACATATACCAGCAATGTCCTCTCCCAAAAGCAAGTTCTTATATAAAAGTTTAAAGCCCTTAGAACATGTATCCAGTTGTTTTGACACTAATACACGGCTCTTATAGAGAaccatacagtagaatctcaagAGTTACGAACACTAGAGTTACAAACTGATGTCAACCCCACACCCTCATTTGGAATCAGAAATACACAATCAGGCAACAGAGGGGGGGAAATGCAAATACTGCACAGTAAATGCAAAccactaaataaaataaaggtaagaatttaaatgaaacaagcacagaaacagttaagttaatcagcatttttcttctgcataacaaaagtttcaaagctgtattaagtcaatgttcagttgtaaacttttgaaagaaccaccataactttttttttcagttacaacctccatttctgaggtgtttgtaactcttgATGTACTGTTGTATCTAAATAGCTGAGACTGCTAAAGAATGAGAGATGCAATCAGGAACGTTTATAGATCATATTAAGGCAAATGCAAAGACGACCGCAATAACTGGCCTCAGAACAGTCCTGCAGCATGCAGCTAGATTGACTTATTGCCGTCACAGAACCAGTTTGAGTTTATAATCCCAACTCCCCCGTCTCCTaagtatatattttaatttcaggGCAGTAGTAGTTCCCTATGTTGAGATATATAGTAACAAGAATGAAAACTTTATACGTAGAAAGAAAAGATGCCTTTCCACTTCAAAAACTCACCGAATTTGTTGTATATACCTGCAACTAAAATTCTTAAACTGAAAATTTGCCTTTACACCATCTCTGAATTGATTTTGAAGTGACACGGTGTGCATGCAgaggcagaatttgtccctttagTATTTCAGAGATCTCTGGAGCTTTAATGGATCTCTAACAGTAGTTAGATTGAAGAAAATTTACCTCTGGTTTTCTCAGAAGATAGAAGTTATAATTAGGGTTGGAATAATTAATTTTCATatgtaaatgtcaatttcactgtacacattcaaagcagcaaaaaaaaatttccattcataatcaaaatttacaaataAACACTACGAAAAGTACTGCTTACTTTGTATGTTTGGACACGTTGAGAATGTGTTTTAATGgctaaagctttaattttttttaatctcaacatCTACAGTCATTATTGTAATTTCCCCACAACTATTACAATTCAattgaaaaaaatagaaaatgcttaaaaacaaacactgatATCCAACAAAATTATAAAAGTAATCAAATTCTCCCAAGCCTAATTATTACAGATCCCCCCCACCACTTACCTTCATACTTACGGATGCtgggtttttcccccctgcaTTTTCACTTTTACTGAAAACAGGCACTGACAATTGTGGCAAAAGAGAGCTACTGTCCTTTTCTGGCAAATAGTAATTACTCTGAGTTTTAGTTTTGTCAATCATGTCAATCATTAGAACACATATCCCTTGTTTTGAGAACGAAAAATATCTATTTTCTCCAGCATGTCCAAGAGAAACAAACAATTCTACTGTATAAAAAGTGATTATTTCTAGTGAATTATGGTTTAAGGGCAGTGTCCAATCACAAATATTTCAGTAAGTTTATCTGTCCTATATTTCTTGCTCTCCACGAAGAGATCTTTTGATTGGCACTCCCTTTTGTTTGAGGCTGAAAGCaaatatgtaaatgtatacagGATACAAATGCGAGTCAGTTAACTAAATATTTAAAACCTCTGCAATTATTAGTTTATTAGTATCATCCACCAGGATCCAGGTGTTCAGTATTTCTCCTGAAGTTATACATAAACAAATGCAAATCGAAATAAGAATCTGAAAGTCAAAATTGTATAACAAAACAATACTCCATCACAAAAGCGTGTAAAAttacaatgctatttttaaacaCTGGCACTTGAGAACCATAATTTTAATAACCACAAAATTGCCAAATTGTCCCCCAAACTGGTAAGCAGGTACATGTGAAAATAGTTACAGTTGCCAGCACTTGAAGTTTTACTGAatatgcaaaaaacaaacaacaaaaaaaaaaaaaaaaaacagctttggTTTTGGAAGAGAATTATATTTGATCAAATTAGACATTGTTGGTATATATCATaaacatttcactttttaaatgcaaaaatttaataaaatgtacTTTTCCATACAACTATATTTAACTTATAAATGGGCAAACGTGAAGAGTGCGGTATAAAACCTAACGGGAAAAATACATCTTATCTCATTTTAGTTTGAGACAATATACAACTTTGTTTAAAGGGCTAAAACTAGaattttaagattaaaaatatgaatttacAGAGATTTAACAAATAATGGTACCATTTATAGAAAACGTTGGAAAGTAAAATCCTTTCTTGTGGGCTATTTACTACCAGGAGAGTTTCATGGTATAAAGTCCACAGCCATCACTATGTTGTGACAAAAAAATCAATATGGTACTTTTATAATTTTTACCTTCATACATTTTAGGGGCATGTTTATCTCTTAAGTGTTCAGAGATTTACAAATTCAACTTCCATTACATAGTAATGGAGTCACATGTAAATTCCTCACACACCATGATGAGAGTATACCCTTCCTACTAGGACAGCATTTTCGAGGTTTTTTCTGAAGTATTCCATGCTGTAAAACTGAATTCTATACTTCTCAACTCTCCAAGTCTGGTAAACTTACGCAACTCAATGTTACATTTCACAAAATCCGAGCAAATATCAGTTGGTtgagatttgtttgtttgtttccagttACGGAAGAAAGTTCTGTTTTATCATATGCCTGTATATTTCTTTGCCTACCCTATCATGATTATGAAGGGTATGCAGATCAAAGCTTTGTTTATCAGCTGGTTACATGAAAAGATGAAAACTGTAATAATCACGTGATCCCAAATGGGCATACAATAAAGCAAAGATGAGTTcccctcaaaaaagaaaaattatgatttttcaAGGGCACCTATTAAAAGGACAACaatactaataaaaaaaattgtatttactCAGAAGCATTCAGAATGTCAACAAAAACAgctgcaacttttttttttgcaattacaGAGTGGTATTCAGTTAACAGAACAACAATTATTTTTATGATGCATCAGAGACAACTGAAGATGAAAAATGAACTACAACCCCATATATAACTAAATTTGTGCTGTGCACCAACAAGAACCTGCTTTAAAACTTCCATGCCAATTTACAACCCCCACACTGTACCAGGCAAGTTTAGTGGCCATTGAAATACCACTAAGGACAGGGCTATCTAAAGACACGTTCGGTAGTGTGTTAACTATACAAAAAAAGAGACACtgtacagtttaaaaacaaatcttacACAGCcttacatttcaatttttttttctttaaaaggagtGAGTTGTGTACAGGGGGTTTAAATGCTTTATAGACAAGAAATTGCTCTTGAAGAGACTTATTCATCATCATCGTCATCCTCCTCGTCATcctcatcatcatcctcatcctcctcgtcatcctcatcatcatcctcatcctcctcctcctccttctttttcttgctcttctcagCCTTGGCAACCACCTTTTTTCCTACATCAGGCTTTCCTTTAGCCCGGTATGCAGCAATATCCTTGACAAGAGAAGTGGGAAAAGGATCTCTTTAAGAGATTTAACCAGAGTTCTTGCTAAAACTTTCAAACAACATTTAGGACTTTTGCTGATATGCTGTAACCACTGAGGTATCTcatcttcacacacacaaaaaaaatgcaCACAAAATCCTTATCTAGGACATACAACCATAATTAGCCATCCACAACACATCAAAATGACATGGTCTAATATGTGCAATGTTATGCCTCAGTGAAATGCAATTACATGGCATTCTGCTTAACTGAAGTTTAAATCAACAAAAAAGGTACAAGAACTTTCAAGAGTAGACAGGGCCACTTTCTGCATGCAGTAAATGTATTCTATAGGCTTACACTACATAAAACTCAAATTCATACTTTTTCAAAACTTCATATAAATCATAAAATGAAGCTAGATGATTGCCAATAAAGATCAAGTCATAAAAATCAGTTTAACCCCTggctttataaaagaaaaaataatttatccTAGTATATATTAAACTTATGACTGGGCAACGCCTTTAGGCAGATGGCCTAAATATTGAAAATGTTCCTCCCATGCAGTATTCTTTAAACTGCTCTCTTTGCAGTTCTTTCAGTATCTCTTAAAATTCGTAATTTATTTCAGAAGAAGTGGCATTCACTAACTAATATCAATGgtctttaaatgaaatatttaccaATTCTAGATTTTCAGACCTCAGACATTAGTTTGCTCTAGAAGGAAACTTTACATACATCAAATCCCAAGCACATGTGCAAGTTTAGTTGACAAATTTGGGTGATATCAGTAAAGGGAGAAACAGCTGCAAGTAAAGGTTAGTGGCTTCAGATTTTTCCCcctgtaatatttaaaataaccCTAAACTAAAATGCGTCAGTCACTTTATAATTTAAACTACTGGGGAAAGTTTACTTGTAGCTCTGAATTTACTCTGTTTAAATCATACCAATATGTAAATTTATATGTGAATAATTAATTTACTAAAGACCAAATCATGCCTTGTGTTGCACACAAAGGGCTAACACAGGAAGTTTTCTAACCCACAGTGTATCTGCAGGGCATGATTCCTACCTAGTGCTAGAGGCCCCCAACGTGCAGTTACTTACCCATTTCTGTGCCATCATCCCTTAACTGATTTTGTTTGCCAGCAAGGAGGCACTATTGAGGAGCATACATGCTAAAGCGTGCAATACGCTGCAGCCAGGGGTGCGTACTATTCCTTTATAAAGGAGAATTGGTACATATCCCATCATACATTCCTCTCTCCCTTAGCTATCTTGCCCTGGGATGGGAATATGGAAATCCAAATGCCATTGCCACTGCTCTATATCCCCAATACTCAAATAGAGTTCCTAACACTGAAGTAGGATTTAGCCTTAATGATACAAAAAAAATAAGTTAATAGGTTGACAAGGGTTTCCTAAGATGCATGAACAACTATGTTACCTGTTTGAAGGCAAATCAAAGTGGGCGTAATAGAACACATGTCTAATACAAACATCTAGTCCTCTAATATTTAACTCTTTAGGTATAAACTAAAAACTGTTCTTTAAGATAGTTAATATGAACATATGCTATGACTATTTCTTCAACAGTATGTGGCAAATGCcaataaggaaaaatgttttcttcaaatTTGCATTACTTAATAGCGCAAACTGGTTGCAGAAATCAGCTGCTGCCATGAACCATTACTTTTAATATTCAAAACAGATACAGGGATATGTACTAAAATATCAAAAGATAAGATTTGAAGTATGATGAATGAAAGTGTCATAATCCTCACAAGGACATGCTATTAGAGGTATTCTCTAAGGTAATTTGACATTTTCATAATTATACTTGTGACGTACTATGTAAGAGTACTCTAGaggaattttctttttaaaaaccaagTCAATCACCTAGTCCTTTGATATACACAACTCTCATTCATTTATGCACAAGGAGATGTTACGTTATTTTGCCATAAGAAGAAGAGGGATGATCACTTACAATTATTTAATCATTCAAATTTGAATTGGAACAGGGAAGAACCTTTTGCTCACGCTGAATGCCATTATTTACCTTTTCATACTTCTCCTTCAGTTTAGCAGCCTTCTTTTCATAGGGCTGTTTATCATCGGCAGCGGTGTTATTCCACATCTCTCCTAGTTTCTTTGCAACATCTCCAATGGACAGACCAGGATGTTCTCCTTTGATTTTCGGACGAAATTCAGCGCAGAATAAGAAAAAAGCTGAACTGAAAAGAATAATTGTAATTTTAAGTATAAAGGTTAAACTATTGTACTAGACATAGCAAGTTTTGAGACCTTCACTACATGATGcagtgtgctttaacatagtaTTACTAAGGAAcatttagtgtgcaccagcagtctgcacattaattggtctgtgtaacacattagtgcactttagaaattaCACTCCCATGTTGTGCATAATCCCACCAAGTTTCTCTGATTTTAACAGTTGTGAGAACATGGACTGTGAGAACTGCTTCAcaggaaatattaaaataatctCATGATTACTGTAGAAGGATTTCCAGATGTCAGTACCAGCCACTCTTTCTTAGTTTATTTTTTAGTGTTtgctccattttaaaaatagaaagattTAGCACCATACAAGCTTGGTATCATAATAATTTCACATTTATCTTTCGGTGGTACGGCCTATTTTAAGGACAAAGGCTCAATTCTGCAAACTGTTTCATGCATGCAGTTCCCTGCGCCAGTACAgagccccagtgacttcaaaggGACTCTGTGCAGACACAAGGTTCTGCATTTGCCAGAATGgttccaggattggggcctaatatTCTACCACTATTTTAATCTAAAGTTATTTCATCTGGCTGCTAGCAACATTCTATTAATAAAAACGGTCAAAATTGATCATAACAGTgttgggtttatttttaacagaTAAATTTATTCCAACAATTTTATGTCAAGTTCCAAGTAAACGATAATTGAAATGGATAAGATTTATAGATCCTAAAGCCAGAAGGGGatcgttatgatcatctagtctgacatcctgtacatcacaggcgtagaacttctccaaaataattcctagagcatattttttagaaaaacatccaattttggtttaaaaaaaaatggtcagtgataaagaatccaccacaatccttggcaAATTGTTGCAATGGTTCTTTACActcttaaaaatttacatctttttTATATAactaaatcccactgatttttaaATGTGGTTACTGGCAGCACTACATTTTGAAGTTGTGTACTCTTCTATACTTCAAATCCCCTaactctgatttttaaaagatcattttaTGGATACATTTCAATGCAATGCTCCTATACAAGACACACTAACTGGAAATCTACTTACGGAGGCCTCTTTGGTGCATTAGGATCCTTGAACTTCTTTTTTGTTTCCCCTTTGGGTGgtatataatttttcatttctctttcatAACGAACCTTGTCAGCCTTTGCCATATCTTCAAACTTTCCTTTTTCCTTAACAGACATAGTCTATAAAACAATAAATAGGGAGTGAGTGCATGATTCAAAAGTGCATCCGATCCCATTCCGAACTGTAGCGGGAGTAACATTAAAGGCAGGAAATGCATTCACACGTATCTGAACAATGTAAGTAAATATAATCAAGACTGAACTGATATTAATTTAAGGTAATCTATGCTGCAATACTGTAAATTAGTACTGTTTTTTGGTTTATCTTACCTTCCACCGTTCTGAACATTTTTTTGAGAACTCTGAAAAGTTCACTGAAGCATCTGGGTGCTTCTTCTTGTGCTCCTCCCGGCAAGTTTGCACAAAGAAGGCATATGAAGACATTTTACCTCTTGGCTTCTTAGGATCACCTTTGCCCATTTTTGCTGATTTTCTgtaacacaaaagaaaaacaaacttttaaaactacTTTTGGCCCCCACACAATATCATATGAATTTGGGAAGAATGAGTATGTTGACTAAGATCTGCAAAAGCAGCTTTCTGAACTTTTATGAGAGGACCTCTCAGACTATATACAAGCTACAGCTCTCTCCTGGAAAACTATATATTACTTCCAAAAACAACTGCTATTACAGAGGGTTTTTTAGTTCACCTGGTCAATACAAATAACCTGGTCTTCAAGATATTTGgctattataaaaaaaaaaaaacttcctgtTATATTTAAAGAGTCATCAGCAATCAAGAGTGTCTGTTGCTAGTCCATTTGCAGGCAAGTATTGGCATTAGTCTCAAGGGAAGTTGCTCCCCTCCTGGATTGGTAGAGCACAGCAGCCACATGTCATCTAATTAAGGGATAGAAAGGCTTAaacaggaattattgtggggcagggggaaatatTACAATACTCTATCTGGATCAGCCTGTTGGGTTCTTAAGTATTTACTCTTAAGTTTTTTTcactttcaaaatgctttacaaatatcaGTTTGCATGAAAAAAGTACAGAAATAAAGTAAGCCAAGTTACTTTCCATTTTAATTATACTGCAAAATctattctccctacaatgtgcagcTAGAAATAGTGGAATTAAATACAGCACTGAAACATGTTATGTTCCAACCAATG
The Eretmochelys imbricata isolate rEreImb1 chromosome 1, rEreImb1.hap1, whole genome shotgun sequence DNA segment above includes these coding regions:
- the HMGB1 gene encoding high mobility group protein B1; the protein is MGKGDPKKPRGKMSSYAFFVQTCREEHKKKHPDASVNFSEFSKKCSERWKTMSVKEKGKFEDMAKADKVRYEREMKNYIPPKGETKKKFKDPNAPKRPPSAFFLFCAEFRPKIKGEHPGLSIGDVAKKLGEMWNNTAADDKQPYEKKAAKLKEKYEKDIAAYRAKGKPDVGKKVVAKAEKSKKKKEEEEDEDDDEDDEEDEDDDEDDEEDDDDDE